The following are encoded in a window of Chlamydiales bacterium genomic DNA:
- the rpsA gene encoding 30S ribosomal protein S1, which produces MSKNAKNAWSNDNLLDDIQFQEDEAQLFKSLLDNSEKHDTEGAPLLSPGTLLKGHIVEITKDFVVVDVGLKSEGLVPIQEFSDPSEIVLGGDVEVFLDQPEDEYGQIVLSKEKAERQRQWENIIQNCEEGSIVTGRIVRKVKGGLMVDIGMEAFLPGSQIDNKRIKNLDEYIGKAYDFKILKINIDRKNVVVSRRELLEAERISKKAEMLESIKEGEVRKGIVKNITDFGVFLDLDGIDGLLHITDMTWKRIKHPSEMVGLGEELEVMILSIDKDKGRVALGLKQKESNPWDEIEQRYPQGTRVRGKIVNLVPYGAFIEIEPGIEGLIHVSEMSWIKNISDPSEVVNKGQEVEAIVLSVQKEDGKISLGLKQTEHNPWADVDSKYPVGASVQVEIRNLTNYGAFVELEPGIDGLIHISDLSWIKKVSHPSEVLKKGDKVEAEILSVDKESKKITLGVKQLSPNPWKSIEKTMPVGSLVKGIVSKIAAFGAFVELDNGIEALIHVTEISDQAFGKIEDVISKGQEVTAKVIKLDPEHKKIALSIKEYLVDENKVNRDDIIVTPHSAKSSSRKTKNNSAKDEDEELDGDTFV; this is translated from the coding sequence ATGTCAAAAAACGCAAAAAACGCCTGGAGCAATGATAATCTTCTAGACGACATCCAATTTCAAGAAGATGAAGCTCAACTCTTTAAATCCCTTCTGGACAACTCTGAAAAGCACGATACAGAAGGAGCTCCACTACTTTCACCAGGCACACTTTTGAAGGGACATATTGTTGAAATTACAAAAGACTTTGTCGTTGTTGATGTAGGCCTTAAGTCTGAGGGATTAGTCCCTATTCAAGAATTTTCTGACCCATCTGAAATTGTTCTTGGAGGCGATGTTGAAGTATTTCTAGATCAACCAGAAGATGAATACGGCCAGATCGTACTCTCAAAAGAAAAAGCAGAGCGTCAACGTCAATGGGAAAACATCATCCAAAACTGTGAAGAGGGTTCCATTGTTACAGGACGCATTGTACGTAAAGTTAAGGGCGGCCTCATGGTGGATATTGGTATGGAAGCATTCCTACCAGGCTCACAAATCGACAACAAACGCATTAAAAACCTCGATGAGTATATTGGCAAGGCTTATGACTTTAAGATTCTCAAAATCAATATCGATCGTAAAAACGTTGTAGTCTCTCGAAGAGAACTTCTAGAAGCTGAACGCATCTCCAAAAAAGCAGAGATGCTCGAGTCAATCAAAGAAGGCGAAGTTCGCAAAGGTATTGTAAAAAATATCACTGACTTCGGGGTCTTTTTAGACTTAGACGGTATTGATGGCTTGCTTCATATTACCGATATGACATGGAAGCGTATCAAGCACCCATCCGAAATGGTTGGACTTGGCGAAGAGCTTGAAGTCATGATCCTTAGCATTGATAAGGACAAGGGACGCGTTGCCCTTGGACTTAAGCAAAAAGAGAGTAATCCTTGGGATGAAATCGAACAAAGATATCCTCAAGGCACCCGCGTGCGCGGAAAAATTGTCAACCTTGTTCCTTACGGTGCATTTATTGAGATCGAACCTGGAATTGAAGGACTCATCCATGTTTCTGAAATGTCTTGGATTAAAAACATTTCTGATCCAAGCGAAGTCGTCAATAAAGGACAAGAGGTTGAAGCTATCGTATTGTCCGTCCAAAAAGAAGATGGCAAGATTTCTCTTGGTTTAAAGCAAACAGAGCATAACCCATGGGCTGATGTTGACTCAAAATATCCTGTAGGGGCAAGTGTTCAAGTAGAGATTCGCAATCTAACCAATTATGGTGCTTTTGTAGAACTTGAACCTGGTATTGATGGCCTCATTCACATTTCTGACTTGAGCTGGATCAAGAAGGTGTCTCACCCCTCTGAAGTACTTAAAAAAGGCGATAAAGTTGAAGCAGAGATTCTTTCTGTCGACAAAGAAAGCAAGAAGATCACTTTGGGAGTAAAGCAATTAAGCCCCAATCCTTGGAAGTCCATTGAAAAGACAATGCCAGTAGGCTCTCTAGTAAAGGGAATTGTATCAAAAATTGCTGCCTTTGGAGCTTTTGTGGAATTGGACAATGGCATTGAAGCTTTAATCCACGTAACTGAAATCTCTGACCAAGCGTTTGGTAAAATTGAAGATGTTATCTCTAAGGGTCAAGAAGTAACTGCTAAAGTTATCAAGCTGGATCCGGAGCACAAGAAGATTGCTCTCTCTATTAAGGAATATCTGGTAGACGAAAATAAAGTAAATCGAGACGATATCATTGTAACTCCTCATTCAGCTAAGTCCTCTTCTCGTAAAACTAAAAATAATAGTGCAAAAGATGAAGACGAAGAATTGGATGGAGATACTTTTGTATAA
- the nusA gene encoding transcription termination factor NusA, with the protein MNKDLLAIFEYMEREKGIKRDIIIAAIEESLRAAARKSAQGIANVSVHINSKTGDIEVLSEREIVETSTDPSEEISLEDARVLDPECEIGQVIDIVITPKDFGRIAAQTARQIISQKIRGAERDVIYEEYRHRINEIVSGSVKRFSKGINLVVDLGKVEAILPAKHYPKTERYQVGDKIHALLLNVVDLENGGAEVVLSRTDPEFVKQLFINEVPEINEGIISIEKIVRDPGYRTKILVRSNDLKVDGVGACVGIRGTRVKNVVRELNNEKIDIIPYSDDAIEILQNALAPIEIRKISVNEENGEEVISIVVDDKDFAIVIGKRGMNARLNGDLIGYSLDVQRMSDYTRAMAIQQSELIASDDSSLDEPLDIPGINTLVIQNLLHAGFDTARKVLSQKPEELMKVPGISLDMAYTILEQVSKKRI; encoded by the coding sequence ATGAACAAAGATTTACTAGCTATCTTCGAATATATGGAACGCGAAAAGGGTATAAAGCGCGATATCATCATTGCAGCAATTGAAGAATCGCTAAGAGCCGCAGCGCGTAAAAGTGCTCAAGGCATTGCTAATGTTTCTGTGCATATTAATTCTAAAACCGGAGATATCGAGGTCTTAAGTGAACGTGAAATTGTAGAAACTTCTACAGATCCTTCTGAAGAGATCTCTCTCGAAGATGCAAGAGTATTAGATCCTGAGTGTGAAATCGGGCAAGTCATTGATATAGTAATCACGCCTAAAGATTTTGGTCGCATAGCCGCGCAAACTGCAAGGCAAATTATTTCTCAAAAAATTCGAGGGGCTGAGCGCGACGTAATCTACGAAGAATATAGACACCGCATTAATGAAATTGTTTCTGGATCCGTCAAACGCTTTTCAAAAGGCATTAATCTAGTTGTGGACTTAGGTAAAGTTGAAGCTATACTTCCTGCTAAGCATTATCCAAAAACTGAGCGTTATCAGGTTGGTGATAAGATCCATGCTCTTTTACTTAATGTTGTTGACCTTGAGAATGGTGGAGCAGAGGTTGTGCTTTCAAGGACTGATCCTGAGTTTGTAAAGCAACTCTTTATCAATGAAGTTCCTGAAATTAATGAAGGTATCATCTCTATTGAAAAAATTGTACGCGATCCTGGTTACCGAACAAAAATCCTCGTACGCTCAAACGATCTAAAAGTAGATGGTGTTGGAGCCTGTGTAGGTATTCGAGGAACACGTGTAAAAAATGTTGTAAGAGAATTAAACAATGAAAAAATTGATATCATTCCTTACTCTGATGATGCTATTGAAATCTTACAAAATGCTCTTGCTCCTATTGAAATACGTAAAATTAGTGTTAATGAAGAAAATGGTGAAGAAGTTATCTCTATCGTTGTAGATGATAAAGATTTTGCAATTGTCATTGGCAAGAGAGGAATGAATGCCAGACTTAATGGCGATTTAATTGGCTACTCTCTTGATGTACAACGTATGAGCGACTATACAAGAGCTATGGCAATCCAACAAAGTGAACTTATAGCATCAGATGACTCCTCTTTGGATGAACCCCTAGATATTCCCGGTATTAATACCCTCGTTATTCAGAACCTCTTGCATGCAGGATTTGATACCGCCCGAAAAGTTCTCTCTCAAAAACCAGAAGAACTTATGAAAGTGCCAGGTATCAGCTTAGACATGGCTTATACAATTTTAGAACAGGTGAGCAAAAAAAGGATATAA
- the infB gene encoding translation initiation factor IF-2, which translates to MAKNLKLNIKNTQLAQALNLGKLKNKLASNKPVKPKKQDIEEEVVPPTDSSSLPVEDEPRRVKARAKGAGPVRQELENVAPVEQISATPFSKEAAELLEAEEEHQRRIAKGKSFLQGDDESTIVSEVSTEEATPEEHAEEPLPSSSNLPTESSPKTESSPQGGMTHPEVNRALPEHRTAKQAPKKSAPQEAPYRKEAPKHAPKYAAPFISDQFRGRKDQDTYLASTPRVKLGPTGRHIKDLVKPKPEPIKKEAFPFKGPKNLETTPSYDSGKQKSFNEQPVPPKEEQGGTRHIKRKEDSSVASESDVRRGGKAKEFLDIKPLKKQGVKGFDSRDRQGLGLSDEDGWRRRKAKQVRHEVEDTTIRPTSLKIRVPISIKDLAVEMKLKAAQLVSKLFLQGLVVTLNDLLEDETTLQLLGHEFGCDIQIDKTEEQRIRITNQTIQEEIQSIDPSLCITRAPIVTFMGHVDHGKTSLIDAIRKSNRVSAEAGAITQHIGAFRCSTAVGDLTILDTPGHEAFSAMRSRGAAATDIVVLVIAGDEGIKQQTLEALEQARAANVTIVVALNKCDKPGFNAENVYQQLAAQNLLPESWGGSTITVNCSAVSGVGIPELLEMLALQAEVLELKADPNTRARGTVLESEMHKGLGVVATVLVQNGTLRLGDSVVFDQLWGRVKTMRDEHGKNLTEAGPSTPVEITGISGLPEAGHEFIVVKSEKEARNIAETRAEGIKQSSLSQKKKLTIENLMQQAATSQKKSANFILRADVQGSLEALKASLLNIQSSKIDVNIISSGVGEISESDVELATVSDAVIIGFHTQIESHAETLIKQSGIKVHMHNVIYHAIDDVKKLLLSLLDKIPEERDLGAAEITTTFKASQLGTIAGCLVTEGTIVRNQRVRLIRNNEVIWKGHIASLKRVKEDVKEIKKGFECGILLEGQNDVQPGDIIQCYEIYYLTQEL; encoded by the coding sequence TTGGCCAAAAATCTCAAATTAAATATTAAAAATACGCAACTCGCACAAGCCTTAAATCTTGGAAAATTAAAAAATAAACTTGCAAGCAATAAACCTGTCAAGCCTAAAAAGCAAGATATAGAAGAAGAAGTTGTTCCTCCAACGGACTCTTCTAGTTTACCTGTTGAAGACGAACCAAGACGAGTAAAGGCAAGAGCAAAGGGCGCAGGACCCGTACGACAAGAGCTGGAAAATGTAGCACCTGTAGAACAAATTAGTGCAACGCCTTTTTCAAAAGAAGCTGCAGAGCTTTTAGAAGCGGAAGAGGAACATCAAAGGCGTATTGCTAAAGGTAAAAGTTTTCTTCAAGGTGATGATGAAAGCACAATTGTTTCAGAAGTAAGTACTGAAGAGGCAACACCTGAAGAACATGCTGAAGAGCCTTTACCATCAAGCTCAAATTTACCTACAGAAAGTAGTCCAAAGACTGAAAGTTCCCCACAAGGAGGCATGACTCATCCTGAAGTAAATAGAGCTTTACCAGAGCATAGAACGGCTAAGCAAGCACCAAAGAAGAGCGCACCTCAAGAAGCACCTTATCGAAAAGAAGCTCCTAAACATGCCCCTAAATATGCAGCGCCTTTCATCTCTGATCAATTTAGAGGAAGAAAAGATCAAGATACTTACCTTGCATCAACACCTCGCGTTAAGCTAGGGCCTACAGGAAGGCACATAAAGGACCTCGTCAAACCAAAACCAGAGCCTATTAAAAAAGAAGCCTTTCCCTTCAAAGGCCCTAAAAATCTTGAAACAACTCCTAGCTATGATAGTGGTAAGCAAAAAAGCTTTAATGAACAACCTGTTCCTCCAAAAGAGGAGCAAGGTGGCACAAGACACATAAAACGCAAAGAAGATTCTAGTGTTGCATCAGAAAGTGACGTACGTCGTGGCGGAAAAGCAAAAGAATTTTTAGACATCAAACCACTTAAAAAGCAAGGAGTTAAAGGCTTTGATTCTAGAGATAGACAAGGACTTGGGCTTAGTGATGAGGATGGATGGAGAAGAAGAAAAGCAAAACAAGTGCGTCACGAAGTTGAGGACACAACCATTCGACCTACATCTTTAAAAATACGCGTTCCTATCAGCATTAAAGACCTTGCTGTTGAAATGAAATTAAAAGCCGCTCAACTTGTTTCTAAACTATTTTTACAAGGTCTTGTTGTTACCCTAAACGACCTACTTGAAGATGAAACAACCCTTCAACTTTTAGGACATGAATTTGGGTGCGATATTCAAATTGACAAGACAGAAGAACAGCGCATTCGCATCACAAACCAAACCATTCAAGAAGAAATTCAATCCATAGATCCATCGCTCTGTATTACAAGGGCACCTATTGTTACTTTTATGGGCCACGTTGACCATGGTAAAACAAGCTTGATCGATGCCATCAGAAAAAGTAACCGCGTTTCCGCAGAAGCTGGTGCAATTACTCAGCACATAGGAGCTTTTCGCTGCTCAACAGCCGTTGGTGATCTTACTATTTTAGACACACCTGGGCATGAAGCTTTTTCTGCTATGAGGTCTAGAGGAGCCGCTGCAACCGATATTGTTGTTCTTGTCATCGCAGGTGATGAGGGTATAAAACAACAAACATTAGAAGCTCTTGAGCAGGCACGAGCTGCCAATGTTACCATTGTTGTTGCTCTTAACAAATGTGACAAGCCAGGTTTCAATGCTGAGAATGTTTATCAACAGCTTGCAGCTCAAAATCTCCTTCCAGAATCGTGGGGAGGCTCAACCATTACAGTGAACTGCTCTGCAGTAAGTGGTGTAGGTATTCCCGAATTATTAGAGATGCTTGCCCTTCAAGCAGAAGTTTTAGAGTTGAAAGCAGACCCTAATACTCGTGCTAGGGGTACTGTGCTTGAATCAGAAATGCATAAAGGCCTTGGCGTTGTTGCAACTGTTTTAGTTCAAAATGGAACATTGAGGTTGGGAGATTCCGTTGTTTTTGATCAGCTCTGGGGACGCGTAAAAACTATGCGCGACGAACATGGGAAAAATTTAACAGAAGCAGGCCCTTCTACTCCCGTAGAAATTACTGGTATTTCGGGTCTTCCAGAAGCAGGGCATGAGTTTATTGTTGTAAAGAGCGAAAAAGAAGCAAGAAATATCGCTGAAACTAGAGCTGAGGGTATTAAACAATCTTCATTATCACAAAAGAAAAAGCTCACGATCGAAAACCTCATGCAACAGGCAGCAACCTCTCAGAAAAAGAGCGCTAATTTCATTTTAAGAGCAGACGTTCAAGGTTCTTTAGAAGCTCTCAAAGCTTCCCTACTCAACATTCAATCCTCAAAAATTGATGTAAATATTATCTCATCTGGCGTTGGGGAAATTTCTGAATCTGACGTAGAATTAGCAACAGTTTCTGATGCTGTCATTATAGGTTTCCACACGCAAATTGAGAGCCATGCAGAAACACTCATTAAGCAATCAGGTATAAAAGTGCACATGCATAATGTTATCTATCATGCAATTGATGATGTAAAAAAACTTCTGCTCAGCCTACTTGATAAAATCCCAGAAGAGCGTGATTTGGGTGCCGCTGAAATTACAACTACTTTTAAAGCTTCTCAACTTGGCACCATTGCTGGCTGCCTTGTAACAGAGGGTACTATTGTACGTAATCAGCGCGTACGCCTTATCAGAAACAATGAGGTAATCTGGAAAGGACACATCGCATCTCTAAAAAGGGTCAAAGAAGATGTGAAAGAAATAAAAAAAGGTTTTGAGTGCGGAATCTTGCTTGAGGGACAAAATGATGTCCAACCAGGCGATATTATCCAATGTTATGAAATTTACTACCTAACTCAAGAGCTGTAA
- the rbfA gene encoding 30S ribosome-binding factor RbfA: MGGKRTDKLNSLLQEVISEVIRQDVRNPHVHPLVAVTKVEITSDLSYAKVFISIIGTDEEKAKTVQALQSAAGFIAIHASKKIVLRHFPELTFKVDDSVEKQIRIDSVIHKIKTERELRENKNNNL, from the coding sequence ATGGGTGGGAAAAGAACAGATAAACTCAACTCCCTGCTACAAGAGGTAATTTCTGAAGTCATCCGACAAGACGTTAGAAATCCTCATGTACACCCACTTGTGGCTGTTACTAAAGTAGAAATTACAAGTGATCTCTCCTATGCTAAAGTTTTTATTAGCATCATTGGCACAGATGAGGAAAAGGCTAAGACTGTACAAGCTCTTCAATCAGCTGCGGGTTTCATTGCAATACACGCATCAAAAAAAATTGTTTTACGTCATTTTCCAGAACTTACTTTTAAAGTCGATGACTCTGTAGAAAAACAGATACGTATTGACTCTGTAATTCACAAGATTAAAACAGAAAGAGAGCTACGAGAAAACAAAAACAATAACCTATGA
- the truB gene encoding tRNA pseudouridine(55) synthase TruB, producing MKGILPVTKPLGKTSFYVVACIRRLFSEKTVGHAGTLDPFATGVMIILIGKAFTRQSNQFLNQDKEYVTRLLLGKSTDTYDLDGQITATSDYVPTLSEIEAKLQLFQGTIEQTPPMFSAKKVNGKKLYELARQGKTIERKPCVINVQTELLSYAYPYLDLKVTCSKGTYIRSIAHDLGLLLSSYAHLTELKRTRSGQFSLDCCLDLEKLLSINFSESFFSVDEQGIIHTCDSLLCTY from the coding sequence ATGAAAGGCATTTTACCAGTAACCAAGCCTCTTGGGAAAACTTCTTTTTACGTAGTTGCCTGTATAAGACGTTTGTTTTCAGAAAAAACCGTAGGTCATGCAGGTACTTTAGACCCCTTTGCAACAGGTGTCATGATTATCTTGATTGGCAAAGCCTTTACGCGCCAAAGCAACCAATTTTTAAATCAAGACAAAGAATATGTAACAAGGCTTCTTCTTGGAAAATCTACTGACACTTACGACCTTGATGGGCAAATTACAGCAACCTCTGACTACGTACCTACATTGTCTGAAATAGAGGCAAAACTACAGCTCTTTCAAGGAACTATTGAACAAACTCCACCTATGTTTTCTGCAAAAAAAGTGAATGGTAAAAAGCTTTATGAGCTTGCAAGGCAAGGAAAAACGATCGAAAGAAAACCTTGTGTTATCAATGTTCAAACAGAACTTCTCTCTTATGCATACCCTTACCTAGATCTTAAGGTTACATGTAGCAAAGGTACATATATCCGCTCTATTGCACATGATTTAGGACTTTTGCTCTCTTCTTATGCACATCTTACAGAACTTAAGAGAACAAGAAGCGGCCAGTTTTCTTTAGACTGCTGCCTAGACCTTGAAAAACTTCTTTCAATAAACTTTTCTGAAAGCTTTTTTTCTGTTGACGAACAAGGCATCATCCATACCTGTGACTCTTTACTATGCACGTATTAA
- a CDS encoding FAD synthetase family protein produces MHVLKTLCSPNKELTNPIALSIGVYDGLHEGHIAVLQRLKEAAGPKGTTIVISFNNNPAEIIKGQSVFPIYSNEERIALFELLKIDILFLIPFTEEIAKQSAEQFLKEIKHYLSFSHLILGYDAVLGNKREGTQEKIISLSKSLDFEVEYLPPVCDQSGPISSTRIRLLIQAGNLRDAEILLGRPYRLNH; encoded by the coding sequence ATGCACGTATTAAAAACACTTTGCAGCCCAAACAAGGAACTTACAAATCCCATTGCTCTAAGCATTGGCGTGTATGACGGCCTTCATGAGGGGCACATTGCTGTTCTACAACGACTAAAAGAAGCAGCAGGCCCAAAGGGAACAACCATTGTCATCTCGTTTAACAACAACCCAGCAGAAATTATAAAAGGACAATCTGTTTTTCCTATCTATTCCAATGAAGAACGCATCGCTCTTTTTGAGCTTCTTAAAATAGATATACTGTTTCTTATTCCCTTTACCGAAGAGATCGCAAAACAAAGTGCAGAACAATTTTTAAAAGAAATTAAACATTATTTATCTTTTTCTCATCTTATTCTAGGCTATGATGCCGTACTTGGAAATAAACGAGAAGGTACTCAAGAAAAAATCATCTCCTTATCAAAATCTCTTGATTTCGAAGTAGAGTATTTACCCCCTGTTTGTGACCAATCCGGCCCCATTTCCAGCACTCGCATACGTCTTCTTATCCAGGCTGGCAACCTAAGAGATGCAGAAATCCTTCTTGGCAGGCCATATAGACTCAATCATTGA
- a CDS encoding Rne/Rng family ribonuclease yields the protein MEEILLNIESKETRYAHLKHGQLYDLVVERKKARQLTGNIYRGKVTNILHNIQSAFIDIAEGENGFIHISDILENTKKFEEMFDMDFEFEELPSKQKKPQQNIEQVMKIEQPVLVQVVKEPIGSKGARLTSNISIPGRYLVLLPNSAHRGVSRKIEDRVARERLKKLIRAFEMPQDMGLICRTASKNATTDALIAEAHDLLKTWQGIVERFTQTTNPACLYLESDLIKRAVMTAVDKKLNRLLVDDYDTYQVCKHLYSKYATEHFVKIELYRDKMPMFERFNVEKEVDKALRHKIWLPTGGYLFFDRTEAMYTIDVNSGRSTKNNGDVEETLVRINLEAAEEISRQLRIRNIGGLVICDFIDMRIRKNQRRVLEKLKECMKEDSAKCTILGISEFGLVEMTRQRNRESLTQTLFTNCPYCYGSGLIKTHESISIEIERALKKVISYSQEFAVRIVVHPELSRSLDGGDKHFLHKLAKKLGADVEFDINDELHINDYQFYSSVNGKKIEV from the coding sequence ATGGAAGAAATACTTCTTAACATCGAGTCCAAAGAAACTCGCTACGCCCATTTAAAACATGGACAACTCTACGACTTAGTTGTAGAAAGAAAAAAAGCAAGACAGCTTACCGGTAATATTTACCGAGGAAAAGTTACCAATATCCTCCATAATATCCAATCGGCCTTCATCGATATTGCTGAAGGAGAAAATGGGTTTATTCACATTTCAGACATTCTAGAAAATACCAAAAAATTTGAAGAGATGTTTGATATGGACTTCGAATTTGAAGAGTTACCCTCCAAACAAAAAAAACCTCAACAAAATATTGAACAAGTGATGAAAATTGAACAACCTGTTCTTGTTCAAGTTGTTAAAGAACCCATTGGCTCTAAAGGCGCAAGGCTTACTTCTAATATTTCCATTCCTGGAAGGTATTTGGTCTTGCTGCCTAATTCCGCTCATAGAGGTGTTTCTAGGAAAATTGAGGACCGCGTTGCAAGAGAGCGCCTTAAAAAATTAATTCGAGCTTTTGAAATGCCCCAAGACATGGGACTTATTTGTAGGACTGCAAGTAAAAATGCTACAACAGATGCTCTTATTGCTGAAGCCCATGATCTTTTAAAAACTTGGCAAGGCATTGTAGAGCGCTTCACCCAAACGACTAATCCCGCATGCCTCTATCTGGAATCAGACCTCATTAAACGAGCAGTAATGACTGCTGTCGATAAAAAACTAAACCGTCTTTTAGTTGATGACTACGATACTTATCAGGTATGCAAACATCTCTACTCCAAATACGCTACAGAACATTTTGTCAAAATTGAGCTGTATCGCGACAAAATGCCCATGTTTGAGCGCTTCAATGTGGAAAAAGAAGTTGATAAAGCTTTAAGGCATAAAATCTGGCTTCCAACTGGGGGCTACCTCTTTTTTGATCGCACAGAAGCCATGTATACAATCGATGTAAATTCTGGGCGCAGTACAAAAAATAATGGGGATGTTGAAGAAACTCTTGTACGCATAAATCTAGAAGCAGCAGAAGAAATCTCTAGACAACTACGCATTCGAAATATCGGCGGACTTGTAATCTGTGACTTTATAGATATGCGTATTCGAAAAAACCAACGTCGCGTCTTAGAAAAACTCAAAGAGTGCATGAAAGAAGACTCAGCAAAGTGCACAATCCTTGGCATTAGCGAATTTGGCCTTGTAGAAATGACCAGACAGCGCAATCGCGAGTCACTCACGCAAACGCTTTTTACAAATTGCCCCTACTGCTATGGAAGTGGGCTCATCAAGACACATGAAAGTATTTCTATTGAAATTGAGCGGGCATTGAAAAAAGTGATCAGCTATAGCCAAGAATTTGCTGTACGTATTGTAGTCCATCCAGAGCTTAGTCGTAGCCTTGATGGGGGCGACAAGCATTTCTTACATAAGCTCGCAAAAAAGCTGGGTGCTGATGTTGAATTTGATATAAATGATGAGTTACATATTAACGACTACCAATTCTACTCCTCTGTTAATGGTAAAAAAATTGAGGTATAG
- a CDS encoding 1-acyl-sn-glycerol-3-phosphate acyltransferase yields MYFSEQLKKYTEQGIIPQNYHEVLSFFYKSYKESVAQADDSLDGQEVIFLKLLELLKKEKEHPFIFEHYHQQVRAPFDYYQFGIDFARPLIDKKASVIVNKHNLVKIREYLSRDENVVLLANHQTEMDPQIIQCLLEDANFDFASNMIFVAGEKVVTDLLAIPFSMGCNLLCIYSKRHIDHDPELKSQKQQHNQKTMKRMSALFKEGGKCIYVAPSGGRDRRNKEGLIEVAPFDANSIEMFRLMALQSKSNTHFFPLALSTYDILPPPSTIEKGVGEKRSATRAKAHLCFGDECDMHALHEKPASCKHEKRKLIADAIWNQVKQDFLMLTKL; encoded by the coding sequence ATGTATTTTTCTGAACAGCTAAAAAAATATACAGAACAAGGCATTATTCCCCAAAACTATCACGAAGTACTAAGCTTCTTCTATAAGAGCTATAAAGAGTCTGTAGCTCAGGCAGATGACTCTTTAGATGGTCAAGAAGTCATTTTTTTAAAACTTCTCGAACTACTAAAAAAGGAAAAAGAACATCCCTTTATTTTTGAACATTACCACCAACAAGTACGCGCTCCATTCGACTATTATCAATTTGGAATTGACTTTGCAAGACCACTCATCGATAAAAAAGCATCTGTCATAGTAAATAAGCATAATTTAGTAAAAATTAGAGAATATTTATCACGAGATGAAAACGTTGTACTTCTTGCAAACCATCAAACAGAAATGGATCCACAAATCATTCAATGCCTTCTTGAAGATGCTAATTTCGACTTTGCTTCTAACATGATCTTTGTTGCTGGAGAAAAAGTCGTTACAGATCTATTGGCTATACCCTTTAGTATGGGATGCAACCTACTTTGCATCTACTCTAAAAGACATATCGACCATGATCCAGAGCTAAAATCTCAAAAACAGCAGCACAACCAAAAGACAATGAAGCGCATGAGCGCACTTTTCAAGGAAGGGGGTAAATGCATCTATGTAGCTCCTAGTGGAGGAAGAGATCGAAGAAATAAAGAAGGTCTCATAGAGGTTGCTCCATTCGATGCGAACAGTATCGAAATGTTTCGTCTAATGGCGCTACAATCCAAAAGCAATACTCACTTTTTTCCATTAGCATTGAGTACTTACGATATTCTTCCGCCACCTTCAACGATTGAAAAAGGTGTTGGAGAAAAACGCTCTGCTACAAGAGCAAAAGCCCATCTTTGCTTTGGAGACGAGTGTGACATGCACGCCTTGCATGAAAAGCCAGCAAGCTGCAAACATGAAAAAAGAAAACTCATTGCTGATGCCATTTGGAATCAAGTAAAACAGGATTTCCTTATGCTCACAAAATTGTAA